One window from the genome of Halostella litorea encodes:
- a CDS encoding M20/M25/M40 family metallo-hydrolase: MSDLDEEAALREFLEELLRFDTTGGNEAPAMAWLRDRFEAFGFDTYEWTADAAKLAEHPSFPDDPAEIETADRPSVAGVVELGDPEAGPTLVLNGHVDVVPATRSAWSSDPFDPEWDGDRVTARGAADMKGGLTACVFAARQLADRTDLDGRIVVEGVAGEEEGGIGAAAAALSNPYPFERDAAIIAEPTELGVVAAVEGSVMKRLRLRGRAAHAATRWHGESVLPHFERIRRAFMDLEAEREERVTHPLYEDHPVKWPVTVGTVEAGNWASSVPDELVAEVRIGVAPGESVAEVEAEFQERLDAVVADSDWLSEHPPTFERFSIQFEPAEVDLDEPIVGAVRDAATEAGLDATPWGGTFGADSRHYLAADIPTVVFGPGSIDQAHFPDESIDAGEVTRAAAVIADAAERFCEG, translated from the coding sequence ATGAGTGACCTCGACGAGGAGGCCGCCTTGCGCGAGTTTCTCGAGGAACTGCTGCGGTTCGACACGACCGGCGGGAACGAGGCCCCGGCGATGGCGTGGCTCCGGGACCGGTTCGAGGCGTTCGGCTTCGACACCTACGAGTGGACCGCGGACGCCGCCAAACTGGCCGAACACCCGTCGTTCCCGGACGACCCGGCCGAGATCGAGACGGCCGACCGGCCGTCGGTCGCGGGCGTCGTCGAACTCGGCGACCCCGAGGCGGGGCCGACGCTGGTGCTGAACGGCCACGTCGACGTGGTGCCGGCGACGCGGTCGGCGTGGTCGAGCGACCCGTTCGACCCCGAGTGGGACGGTGACCGCGTGACGGCGCGGGGCGCGGCGGACATGAAGGGCGGCCTGACGGCCTGCGTGTTCGCGGCGCGGCAACTCGCCGACCGGACTGACCTCGACGGGCGGATCGTCGTCGAGGGCGTGGCCGGCGAGGAGGAGGGCGGGATCGGCGCGGCCGCGGCGGCGCTGTCGAACCCCTACCCGTTCGAGCGCGACGCCGCGATCATCGCGGAGCCGACGGAACTGGGCGTCGTGGCGGCCGTCGAGGGGAGCGTGATGAAACGCCTCCGGCTCCGCGGACGGGCGGCCCACGCGGCGACGCGCTGGCACGGCGAGTCGGTGCTGCCCCACTTCGAGCGGATCCGGCGGGCGTTCATGGATCTGGAGGCGGAGCGCGAGGAGCGCGTGACCCACCCGCTGTACGAGGACCACCCCGTGAAGTGGCCCGTCACTGTCGGGACCGTCGAGGCGGGCAACTGGGCGTCGTCGGTGCCCGACGAACTCGTCGCCGAGGTCCGGATCGGCGTCGCGCCGGGCGAGAGCGTCGCCGAGGTGGAGGCGGAGTTCCAGGAGCGGCTGGACGCGGTGGTCGCCGACAGCGACTGGCTCAGCGAGCACCCGCCGACGTTCGAGCGGTTCTCGATCCAGTTCGAACCGGCCGAGGTCGACCTCGACGAGCCGATCGTGGGGGCGGTCCGGGACGCGGCGACCGAGGCCGGACTGGACGCGACGCCGTGGGGCGGGACGTTCGGCGCGGACAGCCGACACTACCTGGCGGCGGACATCCCGACCGTGGTGTTCGGGCCGGGGAGCATCGACCAGGCGCACTTCCCGGACGAGTCGATCGACGCCGGCGA